The following proteins are co-located in the Pyxidicoccus trucidator genome:
- a CDS encoding LysR family transcriptional regulator — protein MERLALRDRLEDMLSFTAVARVLSFADAARELGISASALSRRIARLEDALGTALLRRTTRHVSLTEAGTLYLERCADVLTRVEDAEALVSGLAGEPRGRLRVAVPNLFGQLQVAPLLPEFMRRYPRIGLELSFMDRYVDLVQEGFDVAIRIGALTDSSLVVRRLATNHRILCAAPGYLRGRRPLTKPEDLSHHACLYFSPLSEGNVWHLQRGDERVAARGRAVLVADNAEALRLAAVGGCGVTVLATFLIAEDLRAGRLVRLLEGWSVPDTGIFAVHPPGRLVPSKVKAFVSFLAERYAGTPPWERVGARRSEA, from the coding sequence ATGGAGCGTCTGGCGTTGAGGGACCGGCTGGAGGACATGCTCAGCTTCACCGCGGTGGCGCGCGTCTTGAGCTTCGCGGACGCGGCGCGGGAGCTCGGCATCAGTGCTTCCGCGCTGAGCCGGCGCATCGCCCGCCTGGAGGACGCGCTGGGCACCGCGCTCCTGCGACGGACCACGCGCCATGTGTCGCTCACGGAGGCGGGGACGCTCTATCTGGAGCGCTGTGCCGACGTGCTCACCCGGGTGGAGGACGCGGAGGCGCTCGTCTCCGGGCTGGCGGGGGAGCCTCGGGGCCGGCTGCGCGTGGCCGTGCCGAACCTGTTCGGGCAGCTCCAGGTGGCGCCGCTGCTGCCGGAGTTCATGCGTCGCTACCCGCGCATCGGGCTGGAGCTCTCGTTCATGGACCGGTACGTGGACCTCGTGCAGGAGGGCTTCGATGTGGCCATCCGCATCGGCGCGCTGACGGACTCCAGCCTCGTGGTCCGCCGGCTCGCCACCAACCACCGCATCCTCTGCGCGGCGCCCGGCTATCTGCGAGGCCGCAGGCCGCTCACGAAGCCCGAGGACCTGTCCCACCACGCGTGCCTCTACTTCAGCCCCCTCTCGGAGGGGAACGTGTGGCACCTCCAGCGGGGAGACGAGCGGGTCGCGGCGCGTGGCCGCGCGGTGCTGGTCGCGGACAATGCCGAGGCGCTCCGGCTGGCGGCCGTGGGCGGCTGCGGCGTCACCGTGCTGGCCACGTTCCTCATCGCGGAGGACCTGCGCGCCGGGAGGCTGGTCCGGTTGCTCGAAGGCTGGTCGGTGCCCGACACCGGCATCTTCGCCGTCCACCCACCAGGGCGACTGGTGCCGTCGAAGGTGAAGGCCTT
- a CDS encoding SMP-30/gluconolactonase/LRE family protein — protein sequence MEARHERLPLPMGFAYPNGIAHAEDGTLFVGSVSTGRILRRPPGGDWTVLFPGSEDVFSVTSLRLDVPRGLLWGTSPDVMGLLRPDGTLGRRTPRLFSVEVSTGEVRKLVPLPEGGLGNDLTVAPDGGLYVTDSNRAAVLHLRPGGERLETYVSDARFQAKGSGMANIGPAGIALAPDGRTLAVNTFGPGRLFLVRASGPGAAPTVSEVELPRRLENPDGMRFAPDGRLLVLEGATNSGNGRVVRIDVLGKASGPRAIEVLASGMESPVNLTVAKDGRVWVTEARLRDRLLRGTAAKVPDAFWVTALPARE from the coding sequence GTGGAAGCACGCCACGAGCGCCTGCCCCTGCCCATGGGCTTCGCGTATCCCAATGGCATCGCCCACGCGGAGGACGGAACGCTCTTCGTCGGCTCGGTCTCGACTGGCCGCATCCTGCGCCGGCCGCCGGGAGGCGACTGGACGGTGCTGTTCCCCGGCTCGGAGGACGTGTTCTCCGTGACGAGCCTCCGGCTGGATGTGCCGCGTGGACTGCTGTGGGGCACCTCGCCGGACGTCATGGGCCTGCTGCGCCCCGATGGAACTCTGGGCCGGCGCACGCCCCGGCTCTTCTCCGTGGAGGTGAGTACCGGAGAGGTGCGGAAGCTTGTCCCCTTGCCGGAGGGGGGCCTGGGCAACGACCTCACCGTCGCGCCGGATGGGGGCCTGTACGTGACGGACAGCAACCGGGCCGCCGTGCTCCACCTGCGCCCTGGAGGGGAGCGGCTGGAGACATATGTCTCCGATGCACGCTTCCAGGCGAAGGGCTCGGGCATGGCCAACATCGGCCCCGCGGGCATCGCGTTGGCGCCGGACGGGCGGACGCTCGCGGTCAACACCTTCGGGCCGGGGCGACTCTTTCTCGTCCGCGCGAGTGGACCCGGCGCGGCACCCACGGTGAGCGAGGTGGAGCTGCCGCGCCGCCTGGAGAACCCGGATGGGATGCGCTTCGCTCCGGATGGACGGCTGCTCGTGCTGGAGGGGGCGACGAACAGTGGGAATGGACGCGTGGTCCGCATCGACGTGCTCGGGAAGGCGTCCGGGCCCAGGGCCATCGAGGTGCTCGCCTCCGGCATGGAGTCCCCCGTCAACCTCACGGTGGCGAAGGATGGCCGGGTGTGGGTCACCGAGGCACGGCTGCGCGACCGGCTGCTGCGAGGCACGGCGGCGAAGGTGCCAGACGCGTTCTGGGTGACGGCACTGCCCGCCAGGGAGTGA
- a CDS encoding adenylate/guanylate cyclase domain-containing protein — protein MTTPSSARFPLKVRLALHGGTLLVGAFTYLYARLVCTYICALPPHVLLHTVLALSAVHILLREGVFHLAPEPDGRRTQARQAYLLSVATWVVTGFVAFGLHLLWYPTFPFFSHVKLGVGYWLLGGGLVAQVEYLLFEQLQSSTASPAAQLRERLGHRLMEGYVLFTTIPVVVLLLTLARMVGDLHMLGAPQLEVVLDQSMREAMLLAAAITVAALVAALAYGRSLRRDSERLLEAVRRVGGGDLHPHAATSRPDELGLVALGINDMADGLRLRERIREAFGRFVSPQVANEFIEKFARPGRATELGGQRRDVVLLFSDLRDFTPLSESLAPEDLIGVLNGYFGEMVAAIQKHGGMVDKFIGDAVLAVFGLTGGTGNPAESAVAAAREMQQRLEGYNARLAERGLCLRAGIGIHAGEVVAGYLGSAERLEFTVIGHAVNVAARIESHAREPRPSLLFSAEVARRLTGTLEVQEVESVSLKGVAEPMSLFTVPRASGDIQAA, from the coding sequence ATGACGACCCCTTCCTCCGCCCGGTTTCCGCTCAAGGTCCGCCTCGCGCTGCATGGAGGAACGCTCCTGGTAGGCGCGTTCACGTACCTCTACGCGAGGCTGGTCTGCACCTACATCTGCGCGCTGCCCCCGCACGTGTTGCTTCACACCGTCCTGGCCCTCTCCGCGGTCCACATCCTCCTGCGCGAAGGGGTGTTCCACCTTGCGCCGGAGCCGGACGGGCGCCGCACGCAGGCCCGGCAGGCCTATCTGCTGTCGGTCGCCACCTGGGTGGTGACGGGCTTCGTGGCCTTCGGGCTGCATCTCTTGTGGTACCCGACGTTCCCTTTCTTCAGCCACGTGAAGCTCGGCGTCGGGTACTGGCTGCTCGGCGGGGGCCTCGTCGCCCAGGTGGAGTACCTCCTCTTCGAGCAGCTCCAGTCGTCGACGGCCTCTCCCGCGGCGCAGCTGCGTGAGCGGCTGGGCCACCGGCTCATGGAGGGCTACGTCCTCTTCACCACCATCCCCGTGGTGGTGCTGCTGCTCACCCTGGCGCGCATGGTGGGGGACCTGCACATGCTGGGGGCGCCCCAGCTCGAGGTCGTGCTCGACCAGTCCATGCGCGAGGCCATGCTGCTCGCCGCGGCAATCACCGTGGCGGCGCTCGTCGCGGCCCTGGCCTACGGGCGCAGCCTGCGGAGGGACTCGGAGCGGCTGCTGGAGGCGGTGCGCCGGGTCGGCGGCGGAGACCTCCATCCGCACGCGGCCACGAGCCGTCCGGACGAGCTGGGCCTCGTCGCCCTGGGCATCAACGACATGGCGGACGGGCTCCGCCTGCGGGAGCGCATCCGAGAGGCCTTTGGCCGCTTCGTCTCGCCGCAGGTGGCCAACGAGTTCATCGAGAAGTTCGCGCGCCCGGGACGCGCCACGGAGCTGGGCGGACAGCGGCGCGATGTCGTCCTGCTCTTCAGTGACCTGCGCGACTTCACGCCCCTGTCCGAGTCGCTCGCCCCGGAGGACCTCATCGGGGTGCTCAACGGCTACTTCGGGGAGATGGTGGCCGCCATCCAGAAGCATGGTGGCATGGTGGACAAGTTCATCGGCGACGCGGTGCTGGCGGTCTTCGGCCTCACCGGGGGCACGGGCAATCCGGCTGAGTCCGCCGTGGCCGCCGCGAGGGAGATGCAGCAGCGCCTGGAGGGCTACAATGCGCGACTCGCCGAGCGGGGGCTGTGCCTGCGGGCGGGCATCGGCATCCACGCGGGCGAGGTCGTCGCGGGCTATCTGGGCAGCGCGGAGCGGCTGGAGTTCACCGTCATCGGCCACGCCGTCAACGTGGCCGCGCGCATCGAGAGCCACGCCCGCGAGCCACGGCCCTCGCTCCTCTTCAGCGCGGAGGTGGCCCGGCGGCTCACGGGTACGCTGGAGGTCCAGGAGGTGGAGTCGGTCTCCCTCAAGGGCGTCGCGGAGCCGATGAGCCTCTTCACGGTGCCGCGAGCAAGCGGCGACATCCAGGCCGCCTGA
- a CDS encoding phosphatase PAP2 family protein has translation MRSSPTAVAIALLLALAPLSRASAQSGTDEPRLHELRFDWARDGAITGVAGALWISSETFLKDDLAPAQCRWCDRAPDGTDTLNRLDRWGRGLAGETEQSRSRANTWSNILGFGVVPASVLGLQYAVGHGSGAPSRFFTQDATIIIQSAVLSSLANQTVKFIVGRERPFVHQLPEDQKGLTAHPTDNNLSFYSGHTNLMFAMVVSAGTVAAMRGYENQAWIWAVGLPLATSVGLLRMGADKHYLSDVATGALLGSAFGLAVPLLLHGRTGTTEPAASRVGVGGVRMVPMAGARMAGISGSF, from the coding sequence GTGCGCTCCTCTCCCACCGCTGTCGCGATTGCCCTCCTGCTGGCCCTCGCCCCGCTGTCCCGCGCCTCCGCCCAGTCGGGCACGGATGAGCCCCGGCTCCACGAGCTCCGCTTCGACTGGGCCCGGGACGGCGCCATCACCGGCGTGGCCGGCGCGCTGTGGATTTCCAGCGAGACCTTCCTCAAGGACGACCTGGCGCCGGCCCAGTGCCGCTGGTGCGACCGCGCTCCGGACGGCACCGACACGCTCAACCGCCTGGACCGCTGGGGCCGAGGGCTCGCCGGAGAGACAGAGCAGTCGCGCAGCCGGGCCAACACTTGGAGCAACATCCTGGGCTTCGGCGTGGTCCCCGCCAGCGTGCTGGGCCTCCAGTACGCGGTGGGCCACGGCTCGGGCGCGCCGAGCCGGTTCTTCACCCAGGACGCCACCATCATCATCCAAAGCGCGGTGCTCTCCTCGCTGGCCAACCAGACGGTGAAGTTCATCGTCGGCCGCGAGCGCCCCTTCGTGCACCAGCTCCCCGAGGACCAGAAGGGCCTCACCGCGCACCCGACCGACAACAACCTCTCGTTCTACAGCGGCCACACCAACCTGATGTTCGCGATGGTCGTCTCCGCGGGCACCGTGGCGGCGATGCGCGGCTATGAAAACCAGGCGTGGATCTGGGCCGTGGGGCTGCCGCTCGCCACCTCGGTGGGCCTGCTGCGAATGGGCGCGGACAAGCACTACCTCAGCGACGTGGCCACCGGCGCCCTGTTGGGCTCGGCATTCGGCCTGGCCGTGCCGCTGCTGCTGCATGGCCGCACGGGCACGACGGAGCCCGCCGCCTCCCGCGTCGGCGTCGGCGGCGTGCGGATGGTGCCCATGGCCGGAGCCCGCATGGCGGGAATCTCGGGCAGCTTCTGA
- a CDS encoding metallophosphoesterase, whose protein sequence is MPESLLVAAVGDIHGRFHRVETWLDALEQARGRRVDLVLAVGDVEAFRHPDDQRRKAAKRLMPAEFAEYADGVRRVKRPLFFIGGNNEDFEALHDLQDGGELAPDVFYLGRAGLRELRGLRVGYLSGIHAPRFIEQPLKRPTTQDTVKQAGYFRTAEVERLSSLRDVDLMLVHEWPRGIVQRAREENPVPPRPLPSYWIGNPVTRRLVDAVHPRWLLCGHSHKAFAVTLEGPGRPATRIACLDQAARPQESVFWLEYEGREAVRAGWGTSGAVAWETGQRWDMSCLPAQASDGEGTPAGAGY, encoded by the coding sequence ATGCCGGAATCCCTCCTTGTCGCGGCCGTGGGTGACATCCATGGCCGCTTCCACCGCGTGGAGACGTGGCTGGACGCGCTGGAGCAGGCGCGTGGCCGCCGCGTGGACCTGGTGCTGGCGGTGGGGGACGTGGAGGCCTTCCGCCACCCGGATGACCAGCGGCGCAAGGCGGCCAAGCGCCTCATGCCGGCCGAGTTCGCGGAGTACGCGGACGGGGTGCGCCGGGTGAAGCGGCCGCTGTTCTTCATTGGCGGCAACAACGAGGACTTCGAGGCGCTGCACGACTTGCAGGACGGCGGCGAGCTGGCCCCGGACGTGTTCTACCTGGGCCGCGCGGGGCTGCGCGAGCTGCGCGGGCTGCGGGTGGGGTACCTGTCCGGCATCCACGCGCCACGCTTCATCGAGCAGCCGCTGAAGCGGCCCACCACCCAGGACACGGTGAAGCAGGCCGGCTACTTCCGCACGGCGGAGGTGGAGCGGCTGTCCTCGCTGCGCGACGTGGACCTGATGCTGGTGCACGAGTGGCCCCGGGGCATCGTCCAGCGGGCGCGCGAGGAGAACCCGGTGCCGCCCCGGCCGCTGCCCTCGTATTGGATTGGCAACCCGGTGACGCGGCGGCTGGTGGACGCGGTGCATCCCCGGTGGCTGCTGTGTGGCCACTCGCACAAGGCCTTCGCGGTGACGCTGGAGGGGCCGGGCCGGCCGGCCACGCGCATCGCCTGTCTGGACCAGGCGGCCCGGCCGCAGGAGTCCGTCTTCTGGCTGGAGTACGAGGGTCGCGAGGCGGTCCGCGCCGGCTGGGGCACGTCGGGCGCCGTGGCGTGGGAGACCGGTCAGCGCTGGGACATGTCCTGCCTGCCGGCGCAGGCCAGTGATGGCGAGGGGACTCCGGCGGGCGCCGGGTACTGA
- a CDS encoding choice-of-anchor D domain-containing protein yields MRRALWVAWVAAALVMGVACERPSSQKAKSAFVVRPEMIEFGPSALGRTKSFKLKIANGGRASYRVEGAVSSVPNVVIPPFEPFTLSAGGEQEIEVHFTPRVEGVVQGMVEILTDAEVEGVVPVNGRGVKAFVEVPDTALDFGNVAMGLVEMREVTVRNPSDVESPLVLSVQGSDADQFSAGAGQSSTLAPGEERVVPVAYAPKRLGSAEAALHVVVCEGCEPAVIALSGLGVASKLEVTPLRVDFGRVALGATAEQSITVRNQGTVPLSYDGARFLDNPGDVFKVVNAPVLAGGLLAPGAAVELRVAFTPAALGRVRDGRVEVGVREQGTTAPGPKVSLAGEGGTSCVTVLPRKVDFGVVAEGMTATRQVQVINRCREEVLVSNLQLDTLQGGFFTLAQAPASVAVPAGGTTLVGVTFSPRVGLLTHSAGQLAVTVRTRAASSTEAVTLAGEGRVFKPCQYDIPPRLRFGKVPVGAQVALGVSVRNTGSEACYLASMQLVPGSDAAFTALPVQNGVLEPGRKATLVVIFKPDAEGPFSGLAEAWVNSPTAGHPLVEVSGEGVKGCFAVQPTTVDYGVTKLSCGPRSRELIAINDCIGPVRVEGMALEQVGTEFTVTGAVGFPHTIPQGSRVHLSATYQPVDDGDDAATLRFTLPDGSEYTAGLIGRGVSKAEQTDRFFQESEVKVDVLFVVDNSGSMMEEQQSLGQNFAAFLSAANQAAVDYRIGVTTTGLDASPGGWSECPGGAQGGENGRLFPVDGSRPRIITPSTPNAAAVFASNTRVGVCHWNEQGLDAAWRALSDPLIYQADDPRTALANDGNGGFLREDAKLAIIFLTDEEDFSAQPVPFYETYFRALKGNDPSKLSINAIVGPLDLGTCPTSSSSGSRYIQLAQATGGTVESICTPNWAASLEKLSNSAFGPNRRFRLTEEPADPSRIVVVVDGVQVTSGWEYDAGTNSILFERTAAPAPGAMVEVTYPLGC; encoded by the coding sequence ATGCGAAGGGCGCTGTGGGTGGCGTGGGTGGCGGCGGCGTTGGTGATGGGCGTGGCGTGTGAGCGGCCGTCTTCCCAGAAGGCGAAGAGCGCCTTCGTGGTCCGCCCGGAGATGATTGAGTTCGGTCCCTCGGCCCTGGGACGCACCAAGTCGTTCAAGCTGAAGATCGCCAACGGTGGTCGCGCCTCGTACCGCGTGGAGGGCGCCGTCTCCAGCGTGCCCAACGTGGTGATTCCCCCCTTCGAGCCCTTCACCCTGTCCGCCGGTGGCGAGCAGGAGATTGAGGTCCACTTCACGCCGCGGGTGGAGGGCGTGGTGCAGGGCATGGTGGAAATCCTCACCGACGCCGAGGTGGAGGGCGTGGTGCCGGTGAATGGCCGCGGCGTGAAGGCCTTCGTCGAGGTGCCGGACACGGCGCTCGACTTCGGCAACGTGGCCATGGGCCTGGTGGAGATGCGCGAGGTGACGGTGCGCAACCCCTCGGACGTGGAGAGCCCGCTGGTGCTGTCCGTCCAGGGCTCGGACGCGGACCAGTTCTCCGCGGGCGCCGGCCAGTCCTCCACGCTGGCGCCGGGCGAGGAGCGCGTGGTGCCGGTGGCCTACGCCCCCAAGCGCCTGGGCTCCGCCGAGGCGGCGCTGCACGTGGTGGTGTGCGAGGGCTGCGAGCCCGCGGTGATTGCGCTGAGCGGCCTGGGCGTCGCTTCCAAGCTGGAGGTGACGCCGCTGCGCGTGGACTTCGGGCGCGTGGCGCTGGGCGCCACCGCGGAGCAGTCCATCACCGTGCGCAACCAGGGCACGGTGCCGCTGAGCTATGACGGGGCGCGCTTCCTCGACAACCCCGGCGACGTCTTCAAGGTGGTGAACGCGCCGGTGCTGGCGGGCGGCCTGCTGGCGCCGGGCGCGGCGGTGGAGCTGCGCGTGGCCTTCACTCCGGCGGCGCTGGGCCGGGTGCGGGACGGCCGGGTGGAGGTGGGCGTGCGCGAGCAGGGCACGACGGCGCCGGGCCCCAAGGTGTCGCTGGCGGGCGAGGGTGGCACCTCCTGCGTCACCGTGCTCCCCCGGAAGGTGGACTTCGGCGTGGTGGCGGAGGGCATGACGGCCACGCGCCAGGTGCAGGTCATCAACCGCTGCCGGGAGGAGGTGCTGGTGAGCAACCTGCAACTGGACACGCTCCAGGGCGGCTTCTTCACCCTGGCGCAGGCGCCCGCGAGCGTGGCGGTGCCGGCCGGTGGGACGACGCTGGTGGGCGTCACCTTCAGCCCGCGCGTCGGCCTGCTGACTCACAGCGCGGGGCAACTGGCCGTCACCGTGCGCACCCGCGCCGCCTCGTCCACGGAGGCGGTGACGCTGGCGGGCGAGGGCCGCGTCTTCAAGCCCTGCCAGTATGACATTCCTCCGCGGCTGCGCTTCGGGAAGGTCCCGGTGGGCGCGCAGGTGGCGCTCGGCGTGTCGGTGCGCAACACCGGCTCGGAGGCGTGCTACCTGGCCTCCATGCAGCTCGTCCCGGGCTCGGACGCGGCCTTCACCGCCCTGCCCGTGCAGAATGGCGTGCTGGAGCCGGGGCGGAAGGCGACGCTGGTGGTGATTTTCAAGCCGGACGCGGAGGGGCCCTTCTCCGGCCTGGCCGAGGCGTGGGTGAACAGCCCGACGGCGGGCCACCCCCTGGTGGAAGTGTCTGGCGAGGGCGTGAAGGGCTGCTTCGCGGTGCAGCCCACCACGGTGGACTACGGCGTCACCAAGCTGTCCTGCGGCCCGCGCTCCCGCGAGCTCATCGCCATCAATGACTGCATCGGCCCGGTGCGGGTGGAGGGCATGGCGCTGGAGCAGGTGGGCACGGAGTTCACCGTGACTGGCGCGGTGGGCTTCCCGCACACCATTCCCCAGGGCAGCCGGGTGCACCTGTCCGCCACCTACCAGCCGGTGGACGACGGTGACGACGCGGCCACGCTGCGCTTCACGTTGCCCGACGGCTCCGAGTACACGGCAGGCCTCATCGGCCGCGGCGTGTCGAAGGCGGAGCAGACGGACCGCTTCTTCCAGGAGTCCGAGGTGAAGGTGGACGTGCTCTTCGTGGTGGATAACTCCGGCTCCATGATGGAGGAGCAGCAGAGCCTGGGGCAGAACTTCGCGGCCTTCCTGAGCGCGGCGAACCAGGCGGCGGTGGACTACCGCATCGGCGTGACGACGACGGGCCTGGACGCGTCTCCGGGCGGCTGGTCCGAGTGCCCGGGGGGCGCGCAGGGCGGTGAGAATGGCCGCCTGTTCCCGGTGGATGGCAGCCGCCCGCGCATCATCACCCCGTCCACGCCCAACGCGGCGGCCGTCTTCGCCAGCAACACCCGGGTGGGGGTGTGCCACTGGAACGAGCAGGGCCTGGACGCGGCCTGGCGCGCGCTGTCGGATCCGCTCATCTACCAGGCGGACGACCCGCGCACCGCGCTGGCCAACGACGGCAACGGCGGCTTCCTGCGCGAGGACGCCAAGCTGGCCATCATCTTCCTGACGGACGAGGAGGACTTCAGCGCGCAGCCGGTGCCCTTCTACGAGACGTACTTCCGGGCGCTGAAGGGCAATGACCCGTCGAAGCTGAGCATCAATGCCATTGTGGGGCCGCTGGACTTGGGCACCTGTCCCACCTCCAGCAGCTCGGGCAGCCGCTACATCCAGCTGGCCCAGGCCACGGGGGGCACGGTGGAGAGCATCTGCACGCCCAACTGGGCCGCGTCCCTGGAGAAGCTGTCCAACAGCGCCTTCGGCCCCAACCGGCGGTTCCGGCTGACCGAGGAGCCGGCGGACCCGTCGCGGATTGTCGTGGTGGTGGACGGCGTCCAGGTGACGTCCGGCTGGGAGTATGACGCGGGCACCAACTCCATCCTCTTCGAGCGCACCGCGGCCCCCGCGCCCGGCGCCATGGTGGAGGTGACGTACCCGCTGGGCTGCTAG
- a CDS encoding DMT family transporter, which translates to MNRWVLPERYRGVPLLIFSSFLFSVMALCTRLLAGRLSPGQVASGRFVIGLLFLAVYFPVLGRRPRYGRLSLWALRGIFGGAAVYLYFVAIDRMTVGPAVLLNACWPIYAAIIGWLFLRERVTGPLLAGLALTTLGAGLVMWSTMDGGASLEMGLGAWAGMGSAVLGGAAVVVVRALRHDTDSATVFLSFCLFGLLFSLPFAVQDWRPLGWDVVLPLLGVGLTSVVAQMTFTYAFGYVTAAAGGVATQLTPAFSWVMGALLLGEAVSPLAVTGALVCVGGVLWGTGVVGRLLAPASRPAA; encoded by the coding sequence ATGAACCGCTGGGTCCTTCCGGAGCGCTACCGCGGTGTCCCGCTGCTCATCTTCTCGAGCTTCCTCTTCTCGGTGATGGCGCTGTGCACCCGCCTGCTGGCGGGCCGCCTGTCCCCCGGGCAGGTGGCGTCCGGCCGCTTCGTCATCGGGCTGCTGTTCCTGGCCGTCTACTTCCCCGTGCTGGGACGCCGGCCGCGCTACGGACGCCTGTCGCTGTGGGCGCTGCGCGGCATCTTCGGCGGCGCGGCCGTCTACCTGTACTTCGTCGCCATCGACCGGATGACGGTGGGGCCGGCGGTGCTCCTCAATGCGTGCTGGCCCATCTACGCGGCCATCATCGGCTGGCTCTTCCTGCGCGAGCGCGTCACCGGGCCGCTGCTGGCCGGGCTGGCGCTCACCACGCTGGGCGCGGGCCTGGTGATGTGGAGCACCATGGACGGGGGCGCCTCGCTGGAGATGGGCCTGGGCGCGTGGGCGGGCATGGGCTCCGCGGTGCTGGGCGGCGCGGCGGTGGTGGTGGTGCGGGCGCTGCGGCACGACACGGACTCGGCCACCGTCTTCCTCTCCTTCTGTCTCTTCGGCCTCCTCTTCAGCCTGCCCTTCGCGGTGCAGGACTGGCGGCCGCTGGGGTGGGACGTGGTGCTGCCGCTGCTGGGCGTGGGCCTGACGTCCGTGGTGGCGCAGATGACCTTCACGTATGCCTTTGGCTACGTCACCGCCGCGGCGGGGGGCGTGGCCACCCAGCTCACGCCCGCCTTCTCGTGGGTGATGGGCGCGCTGCTGCTGGGCGAGGCCGTGTCGCCGCTGGCCGTCACCGGCGCGCTGGTGTGCGTGGGCGGCGTGCTGTGGGGCACCGGCGTGGTGGGGCGGCTGTTGGCCCCCGCGTCGCGCCCCGCCGCCTGA